From Novosphingobium sp. 9, the proteins below share one genomic window:
- a CDS encoding alpha-E domain-containing protein, which produces MLGRAANGLYWMSRYLERAENTARLIDVGFHLALTRKSADEEWKSVLTTTGLLDEYTARHDDFSGPQVFNFLLRDRDNPGSVLQMIENARTNARMVRTSITNSVWEATNESWMTIRALLARPVREADLGDVLTTIRRQGTLVRGALEGTMLRNDVFNFARIGTFIERADNTARILDVKYYVLLPSVAWVGSSLDNVQWDTLLRSVAGNRAYSWLNAGTMDPRDIARFLILDGQFPRSLTFCYEKVRSNMAGLAKQYGRETAAHELLRDAGARLHQTSIDDIFDHGLHEFLQDFIARNIRIGTAIAADYRFVE; this is translated from the coding sequence ATGCTGGGACGCGCTGCCAACGGGCTCTACTGGATGAGCCGCTATCTCGAACGGGCGGAGAATACCGCGCGGCTGATCGACGTCGGCTTCCACCTTGCGCTGACGCGCAAGTCGGCGGACGAGGAGTGGAAGTCGGTGCTCACCACCACCGGCCTGCTCGACGAATATACTGCCCGGCACGATGATTTCTCCGGGCCGCAGGTGTTCAACTTCCTGCTGCGCGACCGGGATAATCCCGGCTCGGTTCTGCAGATGATCGAGAATGCGCGCACCAACGCGCGCATGGTGCGCACCAGCATCACCAACTCGGTCTGGGAAGCCACCAACGAAAGCTGGATGACCATCCGCGCGCTGCTGGCGCGCCCCGTGCGCGAGGCGGATCTGGGCGATGTGCTCACCACCATCCGGCGGCAGGGGACACTGGTTCGCGGCGCGCTGGAAGGCACGATGCTGCGCAACGATGTCTTCAACTTCGCACGGATCGGCACGTTCATCGAACGGGCGGACAACACCGCGCGCATTCTGGACGTGAAGTACTACGTGCTGCTGCCTTCGGTGGCATGGGTCGGCTCCAGCCTCGATAACGTGCAGTGGGATACGCTGTTGCGCTCGGTGGCGGGCAACCGGGCCTATTCCTGGCTGAACGCCGGCACCATGGACCCGCGCGACATCGCCCGCTTCCTGATCCTCGACGGCCAGTTCCCGCGCAGCCTGACCTTCTGTTACGAGAAGGTGCGCAGCAACATGGCCGGGCTCGCCAAGCAGTACGGGCGCGAGACGGCGGCGCACGAACTGCTGCGCGATGCCGGGGCAAGGCTGCACCAGACCTCGATCGACGATATCTTCGACCACGGCCTGCACGAATTCCTGCAGGACTTCATCGCCCGCAATATCCGCATCGGCACGGCCATCGCCGCCGATTACCGTTTCGTCGAATAG
- a CDS encoding extensin family protein, producing MRIDTKILLGGLPVVLTLALLSGCIGGQGARDRNESRRPPGRMQSRPAPVPRAISDQQCIADLSARNVQFTPLPDRYYGSGCTTLGTVRLVSLASDSSRMEVTNLGPVTCSMSEGFAGWARFGVDRAARQILGSPVVKIETFGSYNCRNVAGTNRRSGHSTANAIDVSGFVLADGRRVTVLGDWSSGTADEREFLRVVHDSACKRFGTVLGPGYNSAHQNHFHLEATPGHFCR from the coding sequence ATGCGTATAGACACGAAGATCCTGCTCGGAGGCCTGCCGGTGGTCCTGACACTGGCCTTGCTGAGCGGCTGCATCGGCGGTCAGGGAGCGCGCGATCGCAACGAGTCGCGTCGCCCGCCGGGCCGGATGCAGTCACGCCCCGCGCCGGTTCCGCGCGCGATCAGCGACCAGCAGTGCATCGCTGATCTCAGCGCCCGCAACGTGCAGTTCACGCCCCTGCCGGATCGCTATTACGGATCGGGCTGCACGACGCTGGGCACTGTCCGGCTGGTCAGTCTGGCGAGCGATTCGTCACGGATGGAAGTGACCAACCTTGGCCCCGTCACCTGTTCGATGTCAGAAGGCTTCGCCGGATGGGCGCGATTCGGCGTGGACCGCGCCGCGCGCCAGATCCTCGGCAGCCCGGTGGTGAAGATCGAGACCTTCGGCAGCTACAACTGCCGCAATGTCGCAGGCACCAACCGCCGCTCGGGCCACTCCACGGCCAATGCGATCGACGTCTCCGGCTTTGTGCTGGCGGACGGACGCCGGGTGACGGTGCTGGGCGACTGGAGCAGCGGCACGGCGGACGAGCGCGAGTTCCTGCGCGTGGTGCACGACAGCGCCTGCAAGCGCTTCGGCACCGTGCTTGGCCCCGGTTACAACAGCGCGCACCAGAACCACTTCCATCTGGAGGCCACGCCGGGGCACTTCTGCCGCTAG
- a CDS encoding HAD family hydrolase, which yields MSAVADFAGGGALQVDAVVFDVGRVLVQWDMRRLFARVIDDPAHLDWFCSTVITEEWHARHDAGEELADLVAERKALYPGNDLAIDAYATRFLETIPGNVPGSHEIVRELAARGTPLFAITNFATPFWREYRASESLFDLFGDIVVSGDEKLAKPDPAIFDLAARRFGHAPQRMLFIDDNAANITSAAKLGWQVHHFADAQGLRADLTARGLLAVEAPAGNDVS from the coding sequence ATGTCTGCAGTTGCCGATTTTGCCGGGGGCGGGGCCCTTCAAGTCGATGCGGTGGTGTTCGACGTGGGCCGGGTGCTGGTCCAGTGGGACATGCGCCGCCTGTTCGCGCGGGTGATCGACGATCCGGCGCACCTCGACTGGTTCTGCTCGACGGTGATCACCGAGGAATGGCACGCGCGCCATGATGCGGGCGAGGAACTCGCTGACCTCGTGGCCGAGCGCAAGGCGCTCTATCCCGGCAATGACCTGGCGATCGACGCCTACGCCACCCGGTTCCTCGAGACGATCCCCGGCAACGTGCCCGGCAGTCACGAGATCGTGCGCGAACTGGCCGCGCGCGGCACGCCGCTGTTTGCCATCACCAACTTCGCGACGCCCTTCTGGCGCGAATATCGGGCCAGCGAATCGCTGTTCGACCTGTTCGGCGATATCGTCGTCTCGGGCGACGAAAAGCTTGCCAAGCCGGACCCGGCGATCTTCGATCTTGCCGCGCGTCGCTTCGGCCATGCCCCGCAGCGCATGCTGTTCATCGATGACAATGCGGCGAACATCACGTCGGCTGCAAAGCTGGGCTGGCAGGTGCATCATTTCGCGGATGCACAAGGGCTTCGCGCCGACCTGACCGCGCGCGGATTGCTGGCTGTCGAGGCTCCTGCCGGTAACGACGTGTCTTAA
- a CDS encoding SDR family oxidoreductase, with protein sequence MNIFIVGGAGKVARRLIPLLAAKGHTPRALHRHPEQASELLALGGEPVAGDLTALDAAALAALMAGSDAVVFSAGAGGAGIELTNAVDGKGLETAVAAARMAGITRFLLVSAFPEAGRGTAPREGFENYMRVKKLADAHLAASDLDWVILRPGTLTLEPGTGRVEMGVALPYGSVTRDDVAAVLAALVETPQIRRRIIELTEGAEPASAAVQRLAHEWG encoded by the coding sequence ATGAACATCTTTATCGTCGGCGGCGCAGGCAAGGTCGCGCGGCGGCTGATCCCGCTGCTGGCCGCCAAGGGCCACACGCCCCGCGCGCTGCACCGCCACCCCGAGCAGGCCAGCGAATTGCTGGCGCTGGGCGGGGAGCCCGTCGCGGGCGACCTCACGGCGCTGGACGCAGCCGCTCTGGCAGCACTGATGGCAGGCTCTGACGCCGTGGTGTTCAGCGCGGGCGCAGGCGGCGCCGGGATCGAACTGACCAACGCGGTCGATGGAAAAGGCCTCGAAACCGCCGTTGCGGCGGCCCGCATGGCCGGAATTACCCGGTTTCTGCTGGTCTCCGCCTTCCCCGAGGCCGGGCGCGGCACTGCGCCGCGCGAGGGCTTCGAGAACTACATGCGCGTCAAGAAGCTGGCCGATGCCCATCTCGCCGCCAGCGATCTCGACTGGGTGATCCTGCGCCCCGGCACGCTGACGCTGGAGCCCGGCACCGGCAGGGTCGAGATGGGCGTGGCCCTGCCCTACGGCAGCGTCACCCGAGACGATGTTGCAGCCGTGCTGGCCGCGCTCGTGGAAACGCCGCAGATACGCCGCCGCATCATCGAGCTGACCGAAGGTGCGGAACCGGCGTCGGCTGCCGTCCAGCGGCTGGCGCACGAATGGGGCTGA
- the serA gene encoding phosphoglycerate dehydrogenase — MTKPKVLISDKMDPNAARIFEEMGCDVDVITGETPEQLIARIGEYDGLAIRSSTKVTPAILEAATNLKVIGRAGIGVDNVDIPAASAKGVVVMNTPFGNSITTAEHAIALIFALARQLPEANAQTQAGLWPKNGFMGVEVTGKTLGLIGAGNIGSIVASRALGLRMKVVAFDPFLTPERAVEMGVEKADLDTLLARADFITLHTPLTDQTRNILSAENLAKTKKGVRIVNCARGGLVDEAALKDLLDSGHIAGAALDVFQTEPAKDSPLFGTPNFICTPHLGASTTEAQVNVALQVAEQMADYLVSGGVTNALNVPSLSAEEAPKLKPYMKLAEELGSMVGQLTVDSVPRISIHVEGAAAELNIKPIVAAVLAGFLRVQSDTVNMVNAPYLAKERGLEVREVKTEREGDYHTLVRVSVKTEAGERSVAGTLFNNVEPRLVEMFGIKVEAELTGPMMYIVNEDAPGFIGRIGTLLGENAINIGTFNLGRRAAGGEAVLLLSVDTAVSDDVLKAATALPGVKTVKALKFA, encoded by the coding sequence ATGACCAAGCCCAAAGTTCTCATTTCCGACAAGATGGATCCCAACGCCGCCCGTATCTTCGAGGAGATGGGCTGTGACGTTGACGTCATCACCGGTGAAACCCCCGAACAACTGATCGCCCGCATCGGCGAGTACGATGGCCTTGCCATCCGTTCCTCGACGAAGGTGACGCCTGCCATTCTCGAGGCCGCGACCAATCTGAAGGTCATCGGTCGCGCCGGTATCGGTGTCGACAACGTCGATATCCCGGCGGCTTCGGCCAAGGGCGTCGTCGTGATGAACACGCCGTTCGGCAACTCGATCACCACCGCCGAGCACGCCATCGCGCTGATCTTCGCGCTCGCGCGCCAGCTTCCCGAAGCCAATGCCCAGACCCAGGCGGGCCTGTGGCCGAAGAACGGCTTCATGGGCGTCGAAGTCACCGGCAAGACGCTCGGCCTGATCGGCGCGGGCAACATCGGCTCGATCGTCGCCAGCCGCGCGCTGGGCCTGCGCATGAAGGTCGTCGCCTTCGACCCGTTCCTGACGCCCGAGCGCGCCGTGGAAATGGGCGTCGAGAAGGCCGACCTCGACACGCTGCTCGCCCGTGCCGACTTCATCACCCTGCACACGCCGCTGACCGACCAGACCCGCAACATTCTCTCGGCAGAGAACCTCGCCAAGACCAAGAAGGGCGTGCGCATCGTCAACTGCGCGCGTGGCGGTCTGGTCGACGAGGCCGCGCTCAAGGATCTGCTGGACTCCGGCCACATCGCCGGTGCCGCGCTCGACGTGTTCCAGACCGAGCCCGCCAAGGACTCGCCGCTGTTCGGCACCCCGAACTTCATCTGCACCCCGCACCTGGGCGCCTCGACCACCGAAGCGCAGGTCAACGTGGCGCTGCAGGTGGCCGAGCAGATGGCCGACTACCTCGTCTCGGGCGGCGTCACCAACGCGCTGAATGTGCCCTCGCTCTCCGCCGAGGAAGCGCCCAAGCTCAAGCCCTACATGAAGCTGGCCGAAGAGCTGGGTTCGATGGTCGGTCAGCTGACCGTGGATTCGGTGCCGCGCATTTCGATCCACGTCGAGGGCGCTGCCGCAGAGCTGAACATCAAGCCCATCGTCGCCGCCGTTCTCGCAGGCTTCCTGCGCGTCCAGTCGGACACGGTGAACATGGTCAACGCGCCCTACCTCGCCAAGGAGCGCGGCCTCGAAGTGCGTGAGGTCAAGACCGAGCGCGAGGGCGACTATCACACGCTGGTCCGCGTTTCGGTGAAGACCGAGGCGGGCGAGCGCTCGGTGGCGGGCACGCTGTTCAACAACGTCGAGCCGCGCCTTGTCGAGATGTTCGGCATCAAGGTCGAAGCCGAGCTGACCGGCCCGATGATGTACATCGTCAACGAGGATGCGCCGGGCTTCATCGGCCGGATCGGCACGCTGCTGGGCGAGAACGCGATCAACATCGGCACGTTCAATCTCGGTCGCCGTGCGGCGGGTGGCGAGGC
- a CDS encoding circularly permuted type 2 ATP-grasp protein — protein sequence MLNADGSVRPAYADFRNWYDAQDRAWLKRKDAEAEHFFRRIGITFNVYGEDAGEERLIPFDMIPRIITAAEWRKLTKGIEQRVRALNAFLQDLYHRQEIIRSGRLPIEALRNNEAFLTQMIGMTPPGGVFTHIVGIDLVRTGPDEFMVLEDNARTPSGVSYMLENRETMMSMFPELFTKVPVRPVSDYPRRLAHSLRACAPPAFRGHRPVVAVLTPGIYNSAYFEHAFLADQMGAELVEGSDLRVVDGRVCMRTTTGYKAIDVIYRRVDDDYLDPLSFNPNSVLGIAGIMDVYRAGGVTIANAPGTGIADDKAIYSYMPEIVEFYTGEKPLLPNVPTWRCSEPEALAYVLDNLADLVVKEVHGSGGYGMLIGPTSSKKELAEFEAKLRAKPSNYIAQPTLSLSTVPIFAKEGLAPRHVDLRPFVLVSPNGIEITPGGLTRVALKKGSLVVNSSQGGGTKDSWVLDE from the coding sequence ATGTTGAATGCGGACGGTTCGGTCCGCCCTGCCTATGCAGATTTCCGGAACTGGTACGATGCCCAGGATCGCGCTTGGCTGAAGCGCAAGGACGCCGAGGCGGAGCATTTCTTCCGCCGCATCGGCATCACCTTCAATGTCTATGGCGAGGATGCGGGCGAGGAGCGCCTGATCCCCTTCGACATGATCCCCCGGATCATCACGGCGGCCGAATGGCGCAAGCTGACCAAGGGCATCGAGCAGCGGGTGCGCGCGCTCAACGCCTTTCTGCAGGATCTCTATCACCGGCAGGAGATCATCCGCTCGGGCCGTCTGCCGATCGAGGCATTGCGCAACAACGAGGCGTTCCTGACGCAGATGATCGGGATGACACCGCCGGGCGGGGTCTTCACGCATATCGTCGGCATCGATCTTGTCCGCACCGGCCCTGACGAGTTCATGGTGCTGGAAGACAACGCCCGTACGCCGTCCGGGGTCTCGTACATGCTCGAGAACCGCGAGACGATGATGTCGATGTTCCCCGAGCTGTTCACCAAGGTTCCGGTGCGGCCCGTCTCCGACTATCCGCGCCGTCTGGCGCATTCGCTGCGGGCCTGCGCGCCGCCGGCGTTTCGCGGGCATCGTCCGGTGGTGGCGGTGCTGACGCCGGGCATCTACAACTCGGCCTATTTCGAGCATGCTTTTCTGGCGGACCAGATGGGCGCCGAACTGGTCGAGGGCAGCGATCTTCGCGTCGTCGACGGGCGCGTGTGCATGCGTACCACCACCGGCTACAAGGCGATCGACGTGATCTATCGCCGGGTGGACGACGATTATCTCGATCCGCTCAGCTTCAACCCGAACTCGGTGCTGGGGATCGCGGGCATCATGGACGTCTACCGTGCGGGCGGCGTCACCATCGCCAATGCGCCGGGCACGGGCATCGCCGACGACAAAGCGATCTACAGCTACATGCCCGAGATCGTCGAGTTCTACACGGGCGAGAAGCCCCTGCTGCCCAATGTGCCGACCTGGCGCTGTTCCGAGCCGGAGGCGCTGGCCTATGTGCTCGACAATCTGGCCGATCTCGTCGTCAAGGAGGTCCACGGATCGGGCGGCTACGGCATGCTGATCGGGCCGACCTCCTCAAAGAAGGAGCTGGCCGAGTTCGAGGCGAAGCTGCGGGCCAAGCCGTCGAACTATATCGCCCAGCCCACGCTCTCGCTCTCCACCGTGCCGATCTTCGCCAAGGAAGGCCTCGCGCCGCGCCATGTCGATCTGCGGCCTTTCGTGCTGGTCAGCCCGAACGGTATCGAGATTACGCCCGGCGGCCTGACCCGCGTGGCGCTGAAGAAGGGCTCTCTTGTGGTCAATTCCTCGCAAGGGGGCGGGACCAAGGACAGCTGGGTGCTGGACGAATAA
- a CDS encoding phosphoserine transaminase, whose product MTDIMIPARKPARPHFSSGPCAKPPGYSPEKLFTESLGRSHRAKIGKTRLAYCIDLMREVLRLPDTHRIGIVPGSDTGAFEMAMWTMLGARGVTALAWESFGEGWVTDAVKQLQLEPTVVRADYGQLPDLDKIDWSDDVLFTWNGTTSGVRVPDANWIPADREGLAFADATSAVFAYDIDWTKIDVATFSWQKVLGGEGGHGVLILGPRAVERLENYTPSWPLPKVFRLVSKGKLAEGVFKGETINTPSMLAVEDAIFALEWAKGLGGLEGLMARSNANAHALDKIVAERDWLGHLAVDSGTRSKTSVCLTVEGADADFIKKFAALLEKEGAAYDVAGYRDAPAGLRIWCGATVDTADIEALGPWLDWAYATVKAG is encoded by the coding sequence ATGACTGATATTATGATTCCGGCGCGCAAGCCTGCGCGTCCGCACTTCTCGTCGGGTCCCTGCGCCAAGCCGCCCGGCTATTCCCCCGAAAAGCTTTTCACCGAATCGCTGGGTCGTTCGCACCGTGCGAAGATCGGCAAGACGCGCCTCGCCTATTGCATCGACCTGATGCGCGAAGTGCTGCGTTTGCCCGATACGCACCGCATCGGCATCGTCCCCGGTTCGGACACCGGCGCCTTCGAGATGGCCATGTGGACCATGCTCGGTGCCCGCGGCGTCACTGCCCTTGCCTGGGAAAGCTTCGGCGAGGGCTGGGTGACGGATGCCGTCAAGCAACTCCAGCTCGAACCGACCGTCGTGCGCGCCGATTATGGCCAGCTGCCCGACCTCGACAAGATCGACTGGTCGGACGACGTGCTGTTCACCTGGAACGGCACCACTTCGGGCGTTCGCGTTCCCGATGCCAACTGGATCCCGGCCGACCGCGAGGGCCTCGCCTTCGCCGATGCCACGTCGGCGGTGTTCGCCTACGACATCGACTGGACCAAGATCGACGTTGCCACGTTCTCGTGGCAGAAGGTTCTGGGCGGCGAGGGCGGCCATGGCGTGCTGATCCTCGGCCCCCGCGCGGTCGAACGGCTTGAGAACTACACCCCCAGCTGGCCGCTTCCCAAGGTGTTCCGCCTTGTTTCGAAGGGCAAGCTGGCCGAGGGCGTGTTCAAGGGCGAGACGATCAACACCCCCTCGATGCTGGCCGTCGAAGACGCGATCTTCGCGCTTGAATGGGCCAAGGGACTGGGCGGTCTGGAAGGGCTGATGGCCCGCTCGAACGCCAATGCGCACGCGCTCGACAAGATCGTCGCTGAGCGTGACTGGCTGGGCCACCTCGCGGTGGATTCGGGCACCCGCTCGAAGACCTCGGTCTGTCTCACTGTCGAAGGTGCGGATGCCGACTTCATCAAGAAGTTCGCGGCCCTCCTCGAAAAGGAAGGCGCGGCCTACGACGTAGCCGGATACCGCGATGCCCCGGCAGGCCTGCGCATCTGGTGCGGCGCCACGGTCGACACCGCCGATATCGAGGCGCTCGGCCCCTGGCTCGACTGGGCCTACGCCACCGTCAAGGCCGGCTGA
- a CDS encoding proteasome-type protease: MTYCVGMVLDRGLVLMSDTRTNSGVDNISTFRKMFHWSVPGERLIAVMTAGNLATTQAVISQLEERNKAPAERHNSLLEAPTMFQVATAVGELLRDTIANSAQDNGQHAAAGTFNASIIVAGQIKGMEPRLFLIYPEGNFIEASFDTPFFQIGETKYGRPILIRAYEKDMSFEEAVKLMIVSFDSTLKANLSVGLPLDLLVVERDTFEPLQERRIDGDDPYFATLSNSWGEALKKALDGLPDYVMERDGKR, encoded by the coding sequence ATGACCTATTGTGTGGGCATGGTGCTGGATCGCGGGCTCGTTCTGATGAGCGACACGCGCACCAACTCCGGCGTCGACAACATTTCCACGTTCCGCAAGATGTTCCACTGGTCGGTGCCGGGGGAGCGACTGATCGCGGTGATGACGGCGGGCAATCTCGCCACGACGCAGGCGGTGATCAGCCAGCTGGAAGAGCGCAACAAGGCGCCTGCGGAACGGCACAACTCGCTGCTCGAAGCGCCCACCATGTTCCAGGTGGCGACGGCGGTGGGTGAACTGCTGCGCGATACGATCGCCAACTCCGCGCAGGACAACGGCCAGCACGCGGCGGCGGGCACCTTCAATGCCTCGATCATCGTGGCGGGCCAGATCAAGGGCATGGAGCCGCGCCTGTTCCTGATCTACCCCGAAGGCAACTTCATCGAGGCCAGCTTCGATACGCCCTTCTTCCAGATCGGCGAGACCAAGTACGGCCGCCCGATCCTGATCCGCGCCTATGAAAAGGACATGAGCTTCGAGGAGGCGGTGAAGCTGATGATCGTCAGCTTCGATTCGACCCTGAAGGCAAATCTCTCGGTCGGCCTCCCGCTCGACCTGCTGGTGGTCGAGCGCGATACCTTCGAGCCCTTGCAGGAGCGGCGCATCGACGGCGACGATCCGTACTTTGCCACGCTGTCCAACAGCTGGGGCGAGGCCCTGAAGAAAGCGCTCGATGGCCTGCCCGATTATGTGATGGAGCGCGACGGCAAGCGCTGA
- a CDS encoding transglutaminase family protein has product MLLSVAHTTRYGFSQGVSHGLQRLRLRPKSTHGQRVIDWSVGYLGAKPEAEYVDQNDNRTVLVSIDPGVEEVVITCRGEVETVDNNGVTGSHSGLMPLWCFLRPTALTRPGPAIRDLVSDTALDRANPLDMLHHLSQAVGERIAYTKGASDAATTAEEALVRGEGVCQDHAHVLIAAGRLLDIPMRYVGGYLRMEGQDEQEAGHGWAEAHVPGLGWVGFDVSNAICPDERYIRVATGCDYAEAAPVTGLAVGAGDTSLSVHLSVGEKMLGSQAQQQSGSDSGQSQSQSASSGQQVQGG; this is encoded by the coding sequence ATGCTGCTCAGCGTTGCCCATACCACTCGCTACGGCTTCTCGCAGGGCGTCTCGCACGGGCTGCAACGCCTGCGGCTGCGGCCCAAGTCCACCCACGGCCAGCGCGTGATCGACTGGTCGGTGGGCTATCTCGGCGCCAAGCCCGAGGCGGAATATGTCGACCAGAACGACAATCGCACCGTGCTCGTCTCGATTGATCCGGGCGTGGAGGAAGTCGTCATCACCTGCCGGGGTGAGGTGGAGACGGTGGACAACAACGGCGTGACGGGTTCGCACTCGGGATTGATGCCGCTGTGGTGTTTCCTGCGCCCCACCGCGCTGACACGCCCCGGCCCGGCGATCCGTGATCTGGTGAGCGATACTGCGCTCGACCGCGCCAATCCGCTCGACATGCTGCATCACCTCTCGCAGGCGGTGGGGGAGCGGATCGCCTACACCAAGGGCGCCAGCGATGCGGCAACCACGGCGGAAGAGGCGCTGGTGCGCGGTGAAGGCGTCTGCCAGGATCATGCCCATGTGCTGATCGCGGCGGGGCGCCTGCTGGATATCCCGATGCGCTATGTCGGCGGCTATCTGCGCATGGAAGGGCAGGACGAGCAGGAGGCCGGGCATGGCTGGGCCGAGGCGCATGTGCCGGGGCTGGGCTGGGTCGGCTTCGACGTGTCCAACGCCATCTGCCCGGACGAGCGCTATATCCGCGTCGCCACCGGATGCGACTATGCCGAAGCGGCGCCTGTCACCGGGCTTGCCGTGGGTGCGGGGGATACCAGCCTCTCCGTTCATTTATCGGTGGGCGAGAAGATGCTAGGAAGCCAAGCGCAGCAGCAGTCCGGGTCGGATTCGGGCCAGTCCCAATCCCAGTCCGCGTCTTCGGGGCAGCAGGTGCAGGGCGGCTGA